The following proteins come from a genomic window of Trifolium pratense cultivar HEN17-A07 linkage group LG4, ARS_RC_1.1, whole genome shotgun sequence:
- the LOC123923335 gene encoding RING-H2 finger protein ATL7-like: MSESQGSSSSSNDSDIDNNDSGCCSNRSNPSGVAELKLYRAFIFSVPIFFTLILLFLFYVFYLRPRRVDWSSIRMRSVSVLQHNHNNAISTSDMGLNKELREMLPIIVYNESFFVKDTQCSVCLLDYQSDDRLQQIPACGHTFHMSCIDLWLSSHSTCPLCRLSLLPTAKSSTETSNMQATSNEEIEMQQSNEETLTMEFSDSRSTRHQETTVIQNVSGEIVISAHHINVEGENARNNQ; the protein is encoded by the exons ATGTCTGAATCTCaaggttcttcttcttcttctaatgATTCAGACATAGATAATAACGATTCAGGTTGTTGTTCCAACAGATCTAATCCTTCTGGAGTAGCTGAATTGAAGCTTTACAGAGCTTTTATATTCTCTGTTCCAATTTTCTTCACTttgattcttctttttcttttctatgttttttatttgagaCCAAGAAGAGTTGATTGGTCTTCTATTAGGATGAGGTCTGTTTCTGTTCTACAACATAATCATAACAATGCAATTTCAACT TCTGATATGGGGTTGAATAAAGAATTGAGAGAGATGCTGCCTATTATTGTGTACAATGAAAGCTTCTTTGTCAAAGATACACA ATGCTCAGTATGTCTTTTGGATTACCAATCAGACGACAGACTTCAACAAATACCTGCATGCGGGCATACGTTTCACATGAGTTGCATTGATCTTTGGCTTTCCAGCCACAGCACCTGCCCTCTTTGTCGTCTGTCGCTACTACCTACTGCTAAATCTTCAACAGAAACATCCAATATGCAG GCCACAAGCAATGAAGAAATAGAGATGCAACAAAGCAATGAAGAAACACTAACAATGGAATTCTCTGACTCAAGATCTACTAGGCATCAAGAAACCACTGTCATTCAAAATGTCTCCGGAGAAATTGTGATCAGCGCTCACCACATCAATGTTGAGGGAGAAAATGCGAGAAACAACCAATAG
- the LOC123923336 gene encoding uncharacterized protein LOC123923336: MGFISWFKNKFVDPVVLVLQGGAEPKQLSFSAALGITLGVFPICGVTVFLCGIAVTLLGSFVNAPILLLANFIATPIELSLILPFLRFGEFMTGAPHFTLTSDVLKKILTGQASSQVLLSIVNALLGWLVASPFILGSLYMMFIPCFKLLVRRLSSPPSSPKMPLQPRSEFGLKVWDI, translated from the exons ATGGGATTTATCAGTTggtttaaaaacaaatttgtcGATCCCGTTGTATTGGTTCTCCAAGG TGGTGCTGAACCAAAGCAGTTATCTTTCTCTGCTGCTCTTGGAATTACACTTGGAGTCTTTCCTATTTGTG GTGTCACTGTGTTCCTATGTGGGATTGCTGTAACACTGCTTGGATCCTTTGTTAACGCTCCCATTTTGTTACTTGCAAACTTCATTGCTACTCCCATAGAATTGAG TTTGATCTTACCGTTTCTGCGCTTTGGTGAATTTATGACTGGTGCACCTCATTTCACTTTAACATCCGATGTTTTAAAGAAAATTCTTACCGGCCAAGCTTCAAGTCAAGTCCTACTAAGCATTGTCAACGCG TTATTAGGGTGGCTAGTTGCATCACCATTTATTTTGGGAAGTCTTTACATGATGTTTATACCATGCTTCAAACTTCTAGTTCGAAGACTAAGCAGTCCTCCTTCGAGTCCAAAGATGCCACTCCAACCGCGGTCTGAATTTGGTTTGAAGGTATGGGATATATGA
- the LOC123924340 gene encoding organic cation/carnitine transporter 3-like, translated as MASIEELSDPTLKSMDDIKAIDDEKLIPSSDEMIERSLGTFGWVEVVQCILVSFAMFFDAQQSFITIYTDDYPTWHCTNQTMCTSNSNICKIPKSSWSWDGPSQKTIISQWNLECASSFITGLPQSSFFIGCLIGTFALATLADTSLGRKNMLIISCLSMSITSIIIVFSTNVWIYSALKFLIGFWRSSIGTCVLVLLTEKVSTEWRFTVGIVEYFCFTLGYTSLPGIAYVFRFSSWKNVYIWTSIPAIIYSIIGYFFVIESPRWLLMQGRNQEAIAMLKGMSSEENDDLTSSLLLNVPPQQKASVFQLYSSIAKLFERSWALKRMVATMVLGIGIGMVYFGMPLAVGNLGFDIYLAVVFNGLMEIPSCVATYFLENRQRKPSILAFSLASGVCCVMCVVVGSEVQGIKVGLALTSFFSACTAYNVFLIYIIELFPTSVRNTTTSLVRQAIVFGNIFSPFLISAGRKNDVFSYGVFGVVIMLSCITLLSLPETKGLALCDTMDQQEKKEKNYV; from the exons atggCATCTATTGAGGAACTATCTGATCCAACACTCAAATCCATGGATGATATCAAAGCTATAGATGAT GAAAAACTGATTCCATCATCAGATGAAATGATAGAGAGGAGTTTAGGAACATTTGGATGGGTAGAAGTTGTGCAATGCATTCTGGTATCGTTCGCAATGTTCTTCGACGCACAACAATCATTCATAACAATCTACACCGACGATTACCCAACATGGCATTGCACAAATCAAACCATGTGTACATCAAATTCCAACATCTGCAAAATCCCAAAATCTTCATGGTCATGGGATGGACCATCACAAAAAACAATCATATCTCAATGGAATCTTGAATGTGCAAGTAGCTTCATCACAGGTTTACCACAATCTTCATTCTTCATTGGTTGTCTTATTGGTACTTTTGCTTTAGCAACTTTGGCTGATACATCACTAGGAAGAAAAAACATGTTAATTATCTCTTGTTTATCAATGTCAATAACCTCAATCATCATAGTATTTTCGACCAATGTTTGGATTTACTCGGCGTTAAAGTTTCTCATTGGATTTTGGCGTTCATCAATTGGAACATGTGTTCTTGTTTTGTTAACGGAAAAAGTTAGCACCGAATGGAGGTTCACCGTTggaattgttgaatatttttgCTTCACGTTAGGGTACACGTCATTACCTGGCATAGCTTATGTTTTTCGATTTTCGTCGTGGAAAAATGTTTATATTTGGACATCAATTCCAGCTATAATTTACTCAATCATTGGTTATTTCTTTGTTATCGAGTCTCCAAGGTGGCTTCTAATGCAAGGTAGAAACCAAGAAGCTATTGCAATGCTTAAAGGAATGAGTTCCGAAGAAAATGATGATTTAACCTCGAGTTTATTGCTAAATGTACCCCCTCAACAAAAGGCTTCAGTTTTTCAACTTTACTCATCAATAGCAAAATTGTTTGAGAGAAGTTGGGCTTTGAAAAGAATGGTTGCAACTATGGTGCTTGGTATTGGAATTGGAATGGTTTATTTTGGTATGCCATTAGCCGTTGGGAACTTAGGATTTGACATTTACTTGGCCGTTGTGTTCAATGGCTTAATGGAAATACCGTCTTGTGTCGCTACCTATTTCTTGGAGAATCGGCAAAGAAAGCCATCAATTCTTGCATTTTCATTAGCGAGCGGCGTATGTTGTGTTATGTGCGTTGTTGTTGGATCAGAAGTACAAGGAATCAAAGTCGGTTTAGCACTAACATCGTTTTTCAGTGCCTGTACGGCTTATAATGTGTTTCTTATATACATTATAGAGCTGTTTCCGACAAGTGTGAGGAACACGACAACGTCGTTGGTGAGACAAGCTATTGTTTTTGGTAACATTTTTAGTCCTTTTTTGATATCTGCTGGGAGGaaaaatgatgttttctcttatGGTGTGTTTGGTGTTGTTATTATGTTGTCATGTATTACTTTGCTTAGTTTGCCTGAGACCAAAGGATTAGCACTTTGTGATACCATGGATcaacaagagaaaaaagaaaaaaattatgtgtaA
- the LOC123922092 gene encoding repetitive proline-rich cell wall protein 2-like, with protein sequence MASFSFLVFLIVTLSAISQGLANSSQYRNNPNNPSYPNTPKRPYYHYHYGYPIAPRRPYYGQRPPVYKAPIERPPANLYPIGRTPSPNTRAPIYTPPLETPPVYKPPIEKPVNQYRPRVGKPPVYNPPIESPPIYKPQVERRPRCCTAG encoded by the exons ATGGCTTCCTTTAGCTTCCTAGTGTTTCTCATTGTTACTCTAAGTGCCATCTCTCAAGGGCTTGCAAACTCTAGTCAATATCGAAATAACCCCAATAACCCTTCTTATCCCAATACACCAAAACGGCcctattatcattatcattatggATATCCCATTGCTCCAAGACGACCTTACTATGGACAACGGCCTCCGGTATACAAGGCACCAATTGAGAGGCCCCCGGCAAACTTGTACCCAATAGGGAGGACACCATCACCTAATACCAGGGCACCTATTTATACGCCACCATTGGAGACGCCACCTGTCTACAAGCCACCAATTGAAAAACCTGTAAATCAATATAGGCCGCGGGTAGGGAAACCACCTGTGTACAATCCTCCAATTGAGAGCCCTCCAATTTACAAGCCACAAGTTGAAAGACGCCCAAG ATGTTGCACTGCTGGTTGA
- the LOC123924339 gene encoding organic cation/carnitine transporter 3-like has protein sequence MAAIEELPSMHHASSEERVIPTTDEMMEKGLGRFGWVEFVQCILVSFAMFFDAQQSFITIYTDDYPKWHCTNSTLCSSDSNICKIPKSSWSWDGPVHQTVISQWNLECASSFVTGLPQSSFFIGCLFGSFLLATLADTSIGRKNMLVMSCFSMSVVSILIVFSTNVWIYSAFKFVIGFLRSTIGTVVLVLLTEKVSTEWRFTVGIVEYFCFTLGYMSLPGIAYANRFNSWKTVYVWASVPAICYSIVAYIFVTESPRWLLMQGRTQEAMAMLNRVSLVENGDDLTVSLIEAPVNKQKASIFQLYSSIAELFGRGWALKRMVAIMVLGIGIGMVYFGMPLAVGNLGFDIYLAVVFNGLMEIPSCVATYFLENRRRKPSILVFSIASGICCIMCVVVGSGIQGVRVGLAMTSFFSACTAYNVFLIYIIELFPTSVRNTTTSLVRQAIVFGNIFSPFLISAGRKNDIFSYGVFGVVIMLSCVTLLSLPETRGLALCDTMDQQEKKDDMSV, from the exons ATGGCGGCTATAGAGGAGTTACCTTCCATGCACCATGCTTCTTCCGAG GAAAGAGTGATTCCTACAACAGATGAAATGATGGAAAAGGGATTAGGAAGATTTGGTTGGGTTGAATTTGTGCAATGCATTCTTGTTTCGTTTGCAATGTTCTTTGATGCACAACAATCATTCATAACAATCTACACCGACGATTATCCGAAATGGCATTGCACAAATTCAACCTTATGTTCATCAGATTCTAACATTTGCAAAATCCCTAAATCTTCATGGTCATGGGATGGACCAGTTCACCAAACAGTTATATCTCAATGGAATCTTGAATGTGCTAGTAGCTTTGTTACAGGTTTACCTCAATCTTCGTTCTTTATCGGTTGCCTTTTCGGTTCGTTTCTTCTCGCAACTTTAGCCGATACATCAATTGGTAGAAAGAACATGCTTGTTATGTCTTGTTTTTCGATGTCTGTAGTTTCAATTCTCATTGTTTTCTCTACCAATGTTTGGATTTACTCTGCATTTAAATTCGTGATTGGGTTTTTGCGTTCGACGATTGGTACCGTTGTTTTAGTTTTGCTCACTGAGAAAGTTAGTACTGAGTGGAGGTTCACTGTTgggattgttgaatatttttgCTTCACATTAGGGTATATGTCATTGCCTGGTATAGCATATGCCAATAGGTTTAATTCGTGGAAAACGGTTTACGTTTGGGCTTCGGTTCCTGCTATTTGTTACTCGATTGTTGCTTATATCTTTGTCACTGAGTCTCCGAGGTGGCTTCTAATGCAAGGAAGAACCCAAGAAGCTATGGCAATGCTTAATCGAGTTTCTCTGGTCGAGAATGGTGATGATTTGACCGTGAGTTTAATAGAAGCTCCGGTTAATAAACAAAAGGCTTCGATTTTCCAACTTTACTCGTCGATAGCAGAGTTGTTTGGGAGAGGTTGGGCTTTAAAGCGAATGGTGGCGATAATGGTGCTTGGTATTGGAATTGGAATGGTGTATTTTGGTATGCCTTTAGCAGTTGGGAACTTAGGATTCGACATTTACTTGGCCGTTGTGTTCAATGGTTTGATGGAAATACCGTCTTGTGTTGCTACCTATTTCTTGGAGAATCGCCGAAGAAAGCCGTCGATTCTTGTATTCTCCATAGCTAGTGGCATATGTTGTATAATGTGTGTTGTTGTTGGATCAGGAATACAAGGAGTTAGAGTTGGGCTAGCGATGACATCGTTTTTCAGTGCTTGCACAGCTTATAACGTGTTTCTAATTTACATTATAGAGCTGTTTCCGACAAGCGTGAGGAACACTACAACATCATTGGTGAGACAAGCTATTGTTTTCGGTAACATTTTCAGCCCCTTTTTGATATCTGCTGGAAGGAAAAACGACATTTTCTCTTACGGAGTGTTTGGAGTAGTTATCATGTTGTCATGTGTTACATTGCTCAGTTTGCCTGAGACACGAGGATTAGCTCTTTGTGATACCATGGATCAACAAGAGAAAAAGGATGATATGTCCGTATGA